A genomic window from Streptomyces sp. NBC_01429 includes:
- the eccCa gene encoding type VII secretion protein EccCa: protein MSQIVVKRPPRALPAEVPADHVQLQSPPELPRGQQEGAMMQLLPMLGMGGSVVFFFMTPNPIMRIMGMVMIASTVAMAIAMLVRHRRGSQGQLADMRRDYLKYLTQTRRSVLRTAHLQRDAQFYLHPSPEQLWALVAEGSRVWERRAADDDFGQVRIGLGSQQLATPLVAPETAPVDELEPLTAGAMQQFIMAHSTLDGLPMAISLRAFYHLTVSGEPRCVRSTARAMVGSLVSMHSPEDLVVAVVAGREAAPRWEWAKWLPHAQARGNGDGAGSRRLITTDVLELEELLAERLEGRPRFQGGGHPLLDQPHIVVVLDGQSVPPMSVFAAAEGLQGVTVIEVVPGEAQGARGGLSVVVHPDSLQLESGHGLVYDGVPDQLSEEAAEALARQLAPLRVASGGDDDEPLLANLDFTDLLNLGDAASVDVTRTWRPRSQAERLRVPIGVGEDGAPVMLDLKEAAQEGMGPHGLCVGATGSGKSELLRTLVLGLAVTHSSETLNFVLADFKGGATFAGMSQMPHVAAVITNLADDLTLVDRMGDSIRGELNRRQEMLRDAGNYANIHDYEKARAAGAPLQPIPSLVLVIDEFSELLTAMPDFIEMFVQIGRIGRSLGVHLLLASQRLEEGRLRGLETYLSYRVGLRTFSAAESRAAIGVPDAYQLPNVPGSGYLKFGTDEMVRFKAAYVSGVYRTGTQQSAGAGGPLPVDRRPVPFTAAPVPVRYVEPAAGSRVPEGRPAEDDALADSVLDVIVRRLEGRGAEAHQVWLPPLDNPPAMDELLPGLAGVPGRGLTQPGFEGAGRLVVPLGVVDKPFEQRRDTLYRDFSGAAGHMQIVGGPQSGKSTLLRTIVSAFALTHTPQEVQFYGLDFGGGGLSSISGLPHVGGIASRLDPERVRRTVAEVYGVLARREEYFRTSGIDSIATYRRLRARGDISMTEQPWGDVFLLVDGWGNFRTDYEGLEQAVVDMASRGLGYGIHVILTASRSMEVRANLKDHLMNRLELRLGDTMDSELDRKVAVNVPSGVPGRGLTPEKLHFMAAVPRIDSINSDSDLSEATAAMTQEVSRHWTAPGAPAVRLLPRELPASDLPAGSAYPQRGVAFGIDENNLEPVFLNFDQDPFLLVFGESESGKSNLLRLLIKQLTERYEGDVCKLFVIDNRRALLDATPASHLAEYIPMSNNMEHHMDALADLMRRRTPSETVTAQELRDRSWWRGPTVYVVIDDYDLVSTSSGNPLSGLTELLPFARDVGVRFIIARNTAGASRSAYESFMQRLQELGAQALILSGDPNEGAIFGNARPRPMPTGRGVFVSRRRGNPLVQTGLLPAEHH, encoded by the coding sequence GTGAGTCAGATCGTCGTCAAGCGCCCACCACGGGCCCTACCCGCCGAAGTTCCCGCGGATCACGTGCAGTTGCAATCCCCTCCCGAGCTGCCGCGCGGGCAGCAGGAGGGGGCGATGATGCAGCTGCTGCCGATGCTGGGCATGGGCGGCTCGGTCGTCTTCTTCTTCATGACGCCGAATCCGATCATGCGGATCATGGGCATGGTGATGATCGCCTCGACGGTCGCCATGGCCATCGCGATGCTGGTCCGCCACCGGCGCGGCAGCCAGGGTCAGCTCGCCGACATGCGGCGCGACTATCTCAAGTACCTGACGCAGACCAGGCGCTCCGTGCTGAGGACGGCGCATCTCCAGCGCGACGCGCAGTTCTATCTGCATCCGTCGCCCGAGCAGCTGTGGGCGCTGGTCGCCGAGGGCAGCCGGGTCTGGGAGCGGCGCGCGGCCGACGACGACTTCGGGCAGGTGCGGATCGGGCTGGGCAGTCAGCAGCTCGCGACCCCGCTCGTCGCGCCCGAGACCGCGCCCGTTGACGAGCTGGAACCGCTCACCGCGGGGGCGATGCAGCAGTTCATCATGGCGCACAGCACCCTCGACGGGCTGCCGATGGCCATCTCGCTGCGGGCCTTCTACCACCTGACCGTCAGCGGCGAGCCGCGGTGCGTGCGCTCCACCGCCCGCGCGATGGTCGGCTCGCTGGTCTCGATGCACTCGCCGGAGGATCTGGTCGTCGCCGTGGTCGCCGGGCGCGAGGCGGCGCCGCGCTGGGAGTGGGCGAAGTGGCTGCCGCACGCCCAGGCGCGGGGCAACGGTGACGGCGCGGGCAGCCGGCGTCTGATCACCACGGACGTGCTGGAGCTGGAGGAGCTGCTCGCCGAGCGGCTGGAGGGCCGGCCGCGTTTCCAGGGGGGCGGTCATCCGCTGCTGGACCAGCCGCACATCGTGGTGGTGCTCGACGGCCAGTCCGTACCTCCCATGTCGGTGTTCGCCGCCGCCGAGGGGCTTCAGGGCGTGACGGTCATCGAGGTCGTACCCGGCGAGGCGCAGGGGGCGCGTGGCGGTCTGTCCGTGGTCGTGCACCCCGATTCGCTGCAACTGGAGTCCGGGCACGGCCTGGTGTACGACGGGGTGCCCGACCAGCTCAGCGAGGAGGCGGCCGAGGCGCTCGCCCGGCAGCTCGCCCCGCTCCGGGTGGCCTCGGGCGGTGACGACGACGAACCGCTGCTCGCCAATCTGGACTTCACCGATCTGCTGAATCTGGGCGACGCGGCCTCCGTCGATGTCACGCGTACCTGGCGGCCCCGCTCGCAGGCCGAGCGGCTGCGGGTGCCCATCGGGGTCGGCGAGGACGGCGCTCCGGTGATGCTGGACCTGAAGGAGGCGGCGCAGGAGGGCATGGGGCCGCACGGTCTGTGCGTGGGAGCGACCGGTTCCGGAAAGTCGGAGCTGCTGCGCACGCTGGTGCTGGGGCTCGCGGTCACCCATTCGTCGGAGACCCTCAACTTCGTACTCGCGGACTTCAAGGGCGGCGCGACCTTCGCCGGGATGTCCCAGATGCCGCACGTCGCCGCGGTGATCACCAACCTGGCCGACGATCTGACGCTGGTGGACCGCATGGGCGACTCCATCCGCGGTGAACTCAACCGGCGCCAGGAGATGCTGCGCGACGCGGGCAACTACGCCAACATCCACGACTACGAGAAGGCGCGCGCGGCGGGCGCCCCGTTGCAGCCGATTCCTTCCCTCGTGCTGGTCATCGACGAGTTCAGCGAACTGCTCACCGCGATGCCGGACTTCATCGAGATGTTCGTGCAGATCGGTCGTATCGGCCGGTCGCTGGGCGTGCATCTGCTGCTGGCCTCGCAGCGGCTGGAGGAGGGCCGGCTGCGCGGTCTGGAGACGTATCTGTCGTACCGGGTCGGTCTGCGGACGTTCTCGGCGGCCGAGTCGCGGGCGGCCATCGGGGTCCCCGACGCCTACCAGCTGCCCAACGTCCCCGGTTCCGGGTATCTGAAGTTCGGTACGGACGAGATGGTCCGGTTCAAGGCGGCGTACGTCTCCGGGGTGTACCGGACCGGGACGCAGCAGAGCGCCGGGGCGGGCGGACCGCTGCCGGTGGACCGCAGGCCCGTCCCCTTCACGGCCGCTCCGGTGCCCGTGCGGTACGTGGAGCCGGCCGCCGGTTCCCGCGTGCCGGAGGGGCGCCCGGCGGAGGACGACGCGCTGGCCGACTCCGTGCTCGACGTGATCGTGCGCCGGCTCGAAGGGCGCGGCGCCGAGGCCCACCAGGTGTGGCTGCCCCCGCTGGACAATCCGCCGGCCATGGACGAGCTGCTGCCGGGACTGGCGGGGGTGCCCGGCCGTGGGCTGACCCAGCCGGGCTTCGAGGGGGCGGGACGTCTGGTCGTACCGCTGGGTGTGGTCGACAAGCCTTTCGAGCAGCGCCGCGACACGCTGTACCGGGACTTCTCCGGAGCGGCGGGCCATATGCAGATCGTCGGCGGCCCGCAGTCCGGCAAGTCCACACTGCTGCGCACCATCGTGTCGGCGTTCGCGCTGACGCACACCCCGCAGGAGGTGCAGTTCTACGGTCTCGACTTCGGCGGCGGCGGGCTGTCCTCGATCTCCGGGCTGCCGCACGTCGGCGGCATCGCCTCACGCCTCGACCCCGAGCGGGTACGGCGTACGGTCGCCGAGGTCTACGGCGTGCTGGCGCGGCGCGAGGAGTACTTCCGCACCTCGGGCATCGACTCCATCGCCACCTACCGCAGGCTGCGGGCGCGCGGTGACATCTCGATGACCGAGCAGCCGTGGGGCGACGTGTTCCTGCTCGTCGACGGCTGGGGCAACTTCCGTACGGACTACGAGGGTCTGGAACAGGCCGTCGTGGACATGGCGTCACGCGGGCTGGGCTACGGCATCCATGTGATCCTCACGGCCTCGCGCTCGATGGAGGTCCGCGCGAATCTCAAGGACCATCTGATGAACCGGCTGGAGCTGCGGCTCGGCGACACCATGGACTCGGAGCTGGACCGCAAGGTCGCGGTCAATGTCCCGTCGGGCGTGCCGGGACGCGGTCTGACCCCGGAGAAGCTGCACTTCATGGCGGCGGTGCCGAGGATCGACAGCATCAACTCCGACAGCGACCTGTCGGAGGCAACGGCCGCGATGACCCAGGAGGTGTCGCGGCACTGGACCGCGCCCGGAGCCCCCGCCGTACGGCTGCTGCCGCGCGAGCTGCCGGCCTCCGACCTGCCCGCGGGTTCGGCGTACCCGCAGCGCGGAGTCGCCTTCGGTATCGACGAGAACAACCTGGAGCCGGTCTTCCTCAACTTCGATCAGGACCCGTTCCTGCTGGTCTTCGGCGAGAGCGAGTCCGGCAAGTCCAACCTGCTGCGACTGCTCATCAAGCAGCTGACCGAGCGGTACGAGGGCGACGTCTGCAAGCTCTTCGTGATCGACAACCGGCGCGCCCTGCTGGACGCCACCCCGGCCTCGCACCTGGCCGAGTACATCCCCATGTCCAACAACATGGAACACCACATGGACGCGCTGGCCGACCTGATGCGGCGCCGTACGCCTTCGGAGACGGTCACGGCACAGGAGCTGCGGGACCGCAGCTGGTGGCGCGGCCCGACGGTGTACGTCGTCATCGACGACTACGACCTGGTCTCCACCTCCAGCGGCAACCCGCTGTCCGGCCTCACGGAACTGCTCCCCTTCGCCCGTGACGTCGGCGTCCGCTTCATCATCGCCCGCAACACGGCGGGCGCGAGCAGGTCCGCGTACGAGTCCTTCATGCAGCGCCTCCAGGAACTGGGCGCCCAGGCCCTCATCCTGTCGGGCGACCCCAACGAGGGCGCGATCTTCGGCAACGCCCGTCCCCGCCCGATGCCGACGGGCCGAGGCGTCTTCGTCTCCCGGCGCCGCGGCAATCCGCTGGTACAGACGGGGCTGCTGCCGGCCGAGCACCACTGA